A window of the Coprobacter fastidiosus genome harbors these coding sequences:
- the rimO gene encoding 30S ribosomal protein S12 methylthiotransferase RimO: MVKNRVDIITLGCSKNLVDSEHLMRQFEAAGYEVRHDAEKVTGEIVVINTCGFIGDAKEESINMILNFVAAKAKKKIKKLYVMGCLSERFMTELAGEIPEVDKFYGKFDWNKLLDDLGKEYVPDLRLERILTTPSHYAYIKIAEGCNRMCSYCAIPIITGHYQSRPMEDIIEEIEMLVRKGVKEFQIIAQDLTYYGMDIYKKFCIAELVDRIASVPGVEWVRLHYAYPARFPYDLLPVMRKHANVCKYLDIALQHISDNMLRMMHRHVTKEETYELLSRIRKEVPGIHIRTTLMVGHPGEGESDFEELKEFVRKARFERMGAFAYSEEEGTFSAEHYSDDIPEEVKQRRLDELMAIQEEIAAEINVSKVGQEMKVIIDREEEEYYIGRTEFDSPEVDPEVLIGKEKPLIIGDFYNVRITDAQTFDLFGEVL, from the coding sequence ATGGTAAAGAACAGAGTAGATATAATAACATTAGGATGTTCTAAAAATTTGGTGGATTCGGAACATCTTATGCGGCAGTTCGAAGCGGCCGGATATGAAGTCCGGCATGATGCAGAAAAAGTAACGGGAGAGATCGTGGTGATCAATACCTGTGGGTTTATAGGCGATGCCAAAGAAGAATCGATCAATATGATTTTGAATTTTGTTGCGGCAAAAGCAAAGAAAAAAATCAAAAAGCTTTATGTAATGGGATGCCTGTCTGAACGTTTCATGACCGAGCTTGCAGGAGAGATTCCTGAAGTCGATAAGTTTTACGGAAAGTTCGATTGGAATAAATTGCTGGATGATTTGGGAAAGGAATATGTGCCTGACCTTCGTTTGGAACGTATATTGACAACGCCTTCTCATTATGCATATATAAAAATAGCTGAAGGTTGTAACCGGATGTGTTCTTATTGTGCTATACCTATTATAACGGGACATTACCAGTCTCGTCCTATGGAAGATATCATTGAAGAGATTGAGATGTTGGTACGGAAAGGAGTAAAAGAATTTCAGATTATAGCTCAAGACCTTACCTATTATGGGATGGATATTTACAAAAAATTTTGTATTGCCGAATTGGTAGATCGCATTGCTTCTGTTCCCGGAGTAGAATGGGTGCGATTACATTATGCTTATCCGGCACGTTTCCCGTATGATCTGTTACCCGTAATGCGTAAACATGCTAACGTTTGCAAATATCTCGATATTGCATTGCAGCATATTAGCGATAATATGTTACGGATGATGCATCGACATGTGACCAAGGAAGAAACTTATGAACTGCTTTCCCGTATTCGGAAAGAAGTGCCCGGAATACATATCCGCACTACTCTGATGGTTGGGCATCCCGGAGAGGGAGAATCTGATTTTGAAGAACTGAAAGAGTTTGTCCGGAAAGCCCGGTTTGAACGTATGGGAGCATTTGCTTATTCCGAAGAAGAAGGGACTTTTTCGGCTGAACATTATTCGGATGATATACCGGAAGAAGTGAAACAGAGGCGGTTGGATGAATTGATGGCTATACAAGAAGAGATTGCTGCCGAGATAAATGTTTCCAAGGTAGGACAGGAAATGAAAGTGATTATCGATCGGGAGGAAGAAGAATATTATATAGGACGTACAGAGTTCGATTCGCCGGAAGTTGATCCTGAAGTTTTGATTGGAAAAGAAAAGCCGTTGATTATTGGAGATTTTTATAACGTTCGGATTACTGATGCCCAAACATTTGATTTGTTCGGAGAGGTTTTATAG
- the ftsY gene encoding signal recognition particle-docking protein FtsY translates to MGLFGFFSKEKKETLDKGLSKTKEGVFSKLARVVAGKSKVDDDILDDLEEVLITSDVGVETTLRIIERIEKRVERDKYISTGELKGMLREEIAALLTENDNETEGEFTVPESKRPYVIMVVGVNGVGKTTTIGKLAYQYKKNGNKVYLGAADTFRAAAVEQLVIWGERVGVPVVKQKMGADPASVAFDTLSSAKANDADVVIIDTAGRLHNKISLMNELSKIKKVMDKVILGAPHEVLLVLDGSTGQNAFEQAKQFTAATEVNALAITKLDGTAKGGVVIGISDQFKTPVKYIGLGEGMEDLQVFHRKEFVDSLFGDE, encoded by the coding sequence ATGGGATTATTCGGTTTCTTTTCTAAAGAAAAAAAGGAGACACTTGATAAAGGTCTTTCCAAAACCAAAGAAGGGGTATTTTCGAAACTTGCCCGTGTCGTAGCGGGAAAATCGAAAGTTGATGACGATATCTTGGACGATCTGGAAGAGGTGCTTATCACATCGGATGTCGGAGTGGAGACGACTTTGCGTATTATCGAACGGATTGAAAAGCGAGTCGAACGGGACAAATATATTTCTACCGGGGAGTTGAAGGGAATGTTGCGTGAAGAGATTGCCGCTTTATTGACAGAAAACGATAATGAAACTGAGGGGGAATTTACTGTTCCGGAGAGTAAACGTCCTTATGTGATAATGGTGGTTGGTGTAAACGGTGTAGGGAAAACAACAACAATCGGAAAACTGGCCTATCAATATAAGAAGAACGGAAATAAAGTCTATTTGGGTGCAGCCGATACCTTTAGAGCAGCTGCGGTAGAACAGCTTGTAATATGGGGTGAAAGAGTAGGTGTTCCGGTTGTGAAACAAAAAATGGGAGCTGATCCAGCTTCTGTTGCTTTTGATACCCTAAGTTCGGCTAAAGCTAATGATGCGGATGTCGTAATTATCGATACGGCAGGACGCTTACATAATAAAATCAGTTTGATGAATGAGCTTTCTAAAATTAAGAAAGTAATGGACAAGGTTATTCTGGGAGCACCTCATGAAGTGTTGCTCGTATTGGATGGCTCTACCGGACAGAATGCTTTTGAACAGGCGAAACAATTTACCGCTGCGACAGAAGTAAATGCATTGGCAATTACCAAACTTGATGGTACTGCAAAGGGCGGGGTAGTGATCGGAATATCCGACCAGTTTAAAACACCGGTTAAGTATATAGGTTTGGGAGAAGGAATGGAAGATTTACAGGTATTCCACAGAAAAGAATTTGTAGATTCTCTTTTCGGAGACGAATAA
- a CDS encoding DUF4295 domain-containing protein: protein MAKKTVASLQKGDGRTYSKVIKMVKSPKTGAYIFQEEMVPNEKVNEVLAK, encoded by the coding sequence ATGGCAAAGAAAACCGTTGCGTCTCTTCAGAAAGGTGATGGACGTACTTATTCAAAGGTGATTAAAATGGTAAAATCACCGAAGACAGGAGCTTATATTTTCCAGGAAGAAATGGTTCCTAATGAAAAAGTAAATGAAGTGCTCGCTAAATAA
- the rpmG gene encoding 50S ribosomal protein L33: MAKKAKGNRVQVILECTEHKASGMPGTSRYITTKNRKNTTERLELKKYNPILKKVTIHKEIK; encoded by the coding sequence ATGGCAAAGAAAGCTAAAGGTAATAGAGTACAAGTTATTCTTGAATGTACGGAGCACAAAGCAAGTGGTATGCCCGGTACTTCGAGATACATTACCACTAAAAACAGAAAAAATACCACAGAGAGATTGGAATTGAAAAAATACAATCCTATCTTGAAAAAAGTAACTATTCACAAAGAAATTAAATAA
- the rpmB gene encoding 50S ribosomal protein L28, with the protein MSKICQITGKKALVGNNVSHSKRRTKRRFNVNLFTKKFYWVEQDCWISLKISAAGLRTINKMGLDAALKQAAEKGYLNA; encoded by the coding sequence ATGTCGAAGATTTGTCAAATTACCGGAAAAAAAGCATTGGTTGGCAATAACGTATCTCACTCAAAGAGACGCACAAAAAGAAGATTTAATGTCAACTTGTTTACCAAAAAGTTCTATTGGGTAGAACAAGATTGTTGGATCAGCCTGAAAATATCAGCTGCCGGTCTCCGTACCATTAATAAAATGGGATTGGATGCAGCTTTGAAACAAGCTGCGGAAAAAGGTTATTTAAACGCATAA
- a CDS encoding CinA family nicotinamide mononucleotide deamidase-related protein yields the protein MNVEIIVIGDELLIGQVTDTNSSWIARNLNKIGWEVMEITTVRDRRAEIISAIRQSFDRVDVVLMTGGLGPTKDDITKQTLCEYFGGKLIFDAEVQKNNDLFFERRGLQMNDSTRTQAMVPDSCTVIQNPVGTAPIMWFEKDGKVLVSMPGVPAEMQRAMTAEVLPRLRKRYPDHTAILHKTCLVKDFSESALSEFLSDFEAGLPASIKLAYLPVPGVIRLRLTARGENEEILSRQLDDSFSRLEDLLGKHIFCHRDATMAEALGLLLSYKGLTIATAESCTGGNIAHEITLIPGSSAYYKGSVVSYANEVKVQVLDVDPSTIEKHGVVSCEVVEQMAKGVRRLLKTDCAIATSGIAGPDGAVPGKPVGTVCIAVAVGDRIVSRKYCFENSRAININRFTHTALLQMISVLSE from the coding sequence ATGAATGTTGAGATTATAGTAATCGGAGATGAATTGCTGATCGGGCAGGTAACCGATACGAATTCGTCTTGGATAGCCCGTAACTTGAATAAAATCGGTTGGGAGGTAATGGAAATTACGACGGTGCGTGATCGTCGTGCTGAAATTATATCCGCTATCCGCCAGTCGTTCGATCGAGTGGATGTCGTATTAATGACAGGTGGACTCGGGCCTACGAAAGATGATATTACTAAACAGACGCTTTGTGAATATTTTGGTGGAAAATTGATCTTTGATGCTGAAGTTCAGAAAAATAATGATCTTTTTTTTGAACGAAGGGGATTGCAAATGAATGACTCCACTCGTACACAGGCGATGGTGCCGGACAGTTGTACCGTAATACAGAATCCGGTAGGAACAGCTCCTATTATGTGGTTTGAAAAGGATGGAAAAGTATTAGTGTCGATGCCCGGAGTTCCGGCAGAGATGCAGCGAGCCATGACAGCGGAGGTGCTACCCAGATTGAGAAAGCGTTACCCTGATCATACGGCAATTTTGCATAAAACTTGCCTTGTGAAAGATTTCTCAGAATCGGCTTTGTCTGAATTTCTCTCGGATTTTGAAGCCGGATTACCGGCATCAATTAAATTAGCTTATTTGCCCGTTCCGGGAGTTATCCGGTTGAGGCTGACGGCACGGGGAGAGAACGAGGAAATTTTATCTCGGCAGTTGGACGACTCTTTCTCCCGTTTAGAAGATTTGTTGGGAAAACATATATTCTGTCATCGAGATGCTACTATGGCGGAGGCGTTAGGGTTGCTGTTATCCTATAAAGGATTGACAATTGCTACGGCAGAAAGTTGTACCGGAGGAAATATCGCACATGAAATTACATTGATACCCGGCAGTTCGGCCTATTATAAAGGGAGTGTGGTATCTTATGCCAATGAAGTGAAGGTGCAGGTTCTGGATGTCGATCCTTCGACAATAGAAAAACACGGAGTCGTGAGTTGTGAAGTTGTGGAACAGATGGCTAAGGGGGTACGACGTTTATTGAAAACCGATTGTGCTATTGCTACATCGGGTATTGCCGGACCGGACGGGGCAGTACCCGGTAAGCCTGTCGGTACGGTTTGTATTGCTGTAGCTGTCGGAGATCGGATAGTCAGTCGTAAATATTGTTTTGAAAATTCACGGGCGATAAACATAAATCGTTTTACGCATACGGCACTGTTGCAGATGATCTCTGTTTTAAGTGAATGA
- a CDS encoding M48 family metallopeptidase, with translation MYNWVFYIIVFFVVGEYIFSQWLASRNRRAASPVLPEMLRGLYDERKYADQQNYFKVNNRFGLITSTYTTLLVLLMLFLGGFGWLDTWAFSLFEKLIPATLFFFFVLFLVNDLLTIPFDWYDTFVIEDRFGFNKTTRKTFVADKLKSWLFGIVIGGLLLAAILWLYLWLGTSFWWVACIVVVAFSMLMNMFYSEWIVPLFNKQTPLEEGELRNAIEKFANRAGFKLNNIYVIDGSKRSTKANAYFSGLGPKKRIVLYDTLIDDLSTEEIVAVLAHEIGHYKHKHTWQMMGVSVMNTVLMFFLLSLVLDSSVLAEAMGGSTPSFPLALVAFGLLYTPLELLTGIGINALSRRNEYQADAFAASFGLANALIGGLKKLSVKSLSNLTPDSLYVKVYYSHPTLLQRMAALQKYK, from the coding sequence ATGTATAATTGGGTATTTTATATCATTGTGTTTTTTGTCGTGGGAGAATATATTTTTTCCCAATGGTTGGCATCGAGAAACCGTCGTGCTGCATCTCCGGTTTTGCCGGAAATGTTGCGGGGACTTTACGATGAGCGGAAATATGCCGATCAGCAAAATTATTTCAAAGTCAACAATCGTTTCGGTCTTATAACTTCTACATATACGACTTTGCTCGTCTTGTTGATGCTGTTTTTGGGCGGATTCGGATGGCTCGATACATGGGCTTTTTCATTGTTTGAAAAGTTGATTCCGGCTACATTATTCTTTTTTTTCGTTCTTTTTTTGGTGAATGATCTGTTGACTATACCTTTTGATTGGTACGATACATTTGTTATAGAGGATCGTTTCGGATTTAATAAAACAACTCGTAAAACGTTCGTTGCCGATAAGTTGAAATCTTGGCTGTTCGGTATAGTTATAGGTGGATTACTTTTGGCTGCGATTCTTTGGTTATATCTGTGGTTGGGAACTTCTTTTTGGTGGGTTGCCTGTATTGTGGTCGTGGCTTTCAGTATGTTGATGAATATGTTCTATTCGGAATGGATCGTTCCGTTATTTAATAAACAGACGCCATTAGAAGAGGGCGAATTGAGAAATGCGATAGAGAAGTTCGCTAATCGTGCCGGTTTCAAACTGAATAATATTTATGTGATAGACGGTTCTAAACGTTCTACAAAAGCAAATGCCTATTTTAGCGGATTAGGACCTAAAAAACGGATCGTACTTTATGATACGTTGATAGATGATTTGAGCACGGAAGAAATTGTTGCAGTTCTTGCTCATGAGATAGGCCATTATAAACATAAACATACATGGCAAATGATGGGAGTATCGGTAATGAATACGGTTCTGATGTTTTTTTTGTTGTCTTTGGTGTTGGACAGTTCGGTGTTGGCTGAGGCGATGGGGGGAAGTACGCCTTCTTTTCCGTTAGCTTTGGTCGCATTCGGTTTGTTATATACTCCTTTGGAGCTGTTGACAGGGATCGGGATAAATGCTCTTTCTCGTCGAAATGAATATCAGGCAGATGCTTTTGCCGCATCTTTTGGCTTAGCGAATGCTTTGATAGGTGGTCTGAAAAAACTTTCCGTGAAATCGTTAAGTAACTTGACTCCCGATTCTCTATATGTAAAAGTATATTATTCTCACCCTACGTTATTGCAACGCATGGCGGCTTTGCAAAAATATAAATGA
- the tsaD gene encoding tRNA (adenosine(37)-N6)-threonylcarbamoyltransferase complex transferase subunit TsaD — protein sequence MNHITILGIESSCDDTSAAVIRDGVMLSNVIASQAVHEAFGGVVPELASRAHQQNIIPVVSEALKRAGIDKSELSALAFTRGPGLMGSLLVGTSFAKGFVTALDIPLIDVNHLQAHVMAHFIKESEDDHNQPSFPFICLLVSGGNSQIIRVNSYKDMEVIGQTIDDAAGEAFDKCAKVMDLGYPGGPVVDRLAKEGNPKAFTLNKPHIPGYNYSFSGLKTSFLYLLRDRIKEDPDFIEKNKQDLCASLQFTIVDILMDKLRKAVKDTGITEVAVAGGVSANSGVRNAFEDHARRYGWKIHLPKFSFTTDNAAMVAITGYYKYLDKDFCSIDEAPFSRVVL from the coding sequence ATGAACCATATAACTATTTTAGGAATAGAGTCATCATGCGACGATACGTCGGCAGCTGTAATTCGAGATGGCGTTATGTTGTCTAACGTTATAGCCAGCCAGGCTGTGCATGAGGCTTTCGGAGGAGTTGTTCCCGAACTGGCATCTCGTGCACATCAGCAGAATATTATACCGGTAGTGTCCGAAGCATTGAAACGTGCAGGAATCGATAAGAGCGAATTGAGTGCATTGGCGTTTACTCGCGGACCGGGATTGATGGGGTCTTTACTTGTCGGTACGTCTTTTGCCAAAGGTTTTGTAACCGCTTTGGACATTCCTCTGATCGATGTAAATCATTTGCAGGCACATGTCATGGCGCATTTTATCAAGGAGAGCGAAGATGACCATAATCAACCGTCGTTTCCGTTTATCTGTTTATTGGTGTCCGGAGGAAATTCCCAGATTATTCGGGTAAATTCGTATAAGGATATGGAGGTGATCGGGCAGACGATAGATGATGCTGCCGGAGAGGCTTTCGATAAGTGCGCTAAAGTCATGGATTTGGGCTATCCCGGCGGACCGGTAGTGGATCGTTTGGCTAAAGAAGGGAATCCGAAGGCCTTTACCTTGAATAAACCGCACATTCCCGGGTATAATTACAGTTTTAGCGGATTGAAGACTTCTTTCCTTTATTTACTCCGTGACCGCATTAAAGAAGATCCTGATTTTATAGAAAAAAATAAACAAGATCTGTGCGCTTCTTTACAGTTTACTATTGTGGATATATTAATGGATAAATTGCGTAAAGCGGTAAAGGATACCGGTATTACCGAAGTGGCGGTAGCCGGGGGAGTGTCGGCTAATTCGGGAGTGCGAAACGCTTTTGAAGATCATGCCCGTCGGTATGGCTGGAAGATTCATTTGCCGAAATTTTCTTTTACGACCGATAATGCAGCTATGGTGGCGATAACGGGATATTACAAATATTTGGACAAAGATTTTTGTTCGATCGACGAAGCTCCTTTTTCTCGAGTAGTATTGTAA